A window of the Pseudomonas fluorescens genome harbors these coding sequences:
- a CDS encoding HPP family protein, producing the protein MLARWLPAAINTRPTEWSRAAIGMALGTLFSVWACSQVFGIEVAYHLIGPLGASAVLLFAVSSGALAQPWSIIGGYLCAGVVALLVAHVLGRTLGSACLAAGMALILMCWLRCLHPPAGAVALTMVLADPMTIAMDWKALEPVMLSAACLLLAALAYNNLTRIRYPKRPAEPAPMVAPVDIQAITAEDLKRALADMEAFIDVTPEDLEQLIHASELHARRRSISEVLARS; encoded by the coding sequence ATGCTCGCTCGCTGGTTGCCCGCCGCCATCAACACCCGCCCCACCGAATGGAGCCGCGCCGCGATCGGCATGGCCCTGGGCACGTTGTTCAGCGTGTGGGCGTGCAGTCAGGTGTTCGGCATTGAAGTGGCCTACCACCTGATCGGCCCGCTGGGCGCTTCGGCGGTGTTGCTGTTCGCGGTGTCATCCGGCGCCCTCGCCCAGCCATGGTCGATCATCGGCGGCTACCTGTGCGCGGGTGTCGTCGCGTTGCTGGTGGCCCACGTCCTCGGCCGAACCCTCGGCAGTGCGTGCCTCGCGGCGGGCATGGCGCTGATCCTGATGTGCTGGCTGCGCTGCCTGCACCCGCCGGCCGGTGCCGTCGCGTTGACCATGGTGCTGGCCGACCCGATGACCATCGCCATGGACTGGAAAGCCCTGGAACCGGTGATGCTCAGCGCCGCCTGCCTGCTGCTGGCCGCATTGGCCTACAACAATCTGACCCGCATTCGCTATCCAAAACGCCCCGCCGAGCCCGCGCCAATGGTTGCCCCGGTCGACATTCAGGCGATCACCGCCGAAGACTTGAAACGGGCATTGGCGGACATGGAGGCCTTCATTGATGTAACCCCTGAGGATCTCGAACAACTGATCCACGCTAGCGAA
- a CDS encoding MFS transporter, translated as MATYSLVIRRLMIVSLTIVVSRAITSPLLTLFLSNKLGLNQQDVGLLLGIAVFIATLLALYGGYIIDRLEKRRLLILAMLSSAIGFVLLTFAKDLYLTTLTLVITETASALFLIGSKAILSENLPMGQRAKAFSLRYTLTNIGYATGPMLGVVIAGVYPIAPFLIAAGIAFGSIFLMIGIPKDASPVAAIGQPQSFLKTLITLKNDRTLIMFTCGCLLSTVVHGRFTLYLSQYLLVVEDSQRALQTMAALLACNAIAVILLQYQIGRFLNREKLRYWIAAGTSLFILGLIGFSLADSLVTWCIAMFIFTLGEMIIYPSEFLFVDTLAPEELRGSYYGAQNLAALGGALSPVICGFLLMHTPAPTMFYALSALTAMGGFLCFMSGRRVALLQK; from the coding sequence TTTTGAGCAACAAGCTCGGCCTCAACCAACAGGATGTCGGGTTGTTGCTGGGCATCGCGGTGTTCATCGCCACCCTGCTTGCGCTGTACGGCGGCTACATCATCGACCGGCTGGAAAAGCGCCGGTTGCTGATTCTGGCGATGCTCTCCAGCGCCATCGGTTTCGTGCTGCTGACCTTCGCCAAAGACCTGTACCTGACGACCCTGACCCTGGTCATCACCGAAACCGCGTCGGCGCTGTTCCTGATCGGCTCCAAGGCGATCCTCAGTGAAAACCTGCCCATGGGCCAGCGGGCCAAGGCGTTTTCCCTGCGCTATACGCTGACCAACATCGGCTACGCCACCGGCCCGATGCTCGGCGTGGTGATCGCCGGGGTGTACCCGATTGCGCCGTTTCTGATTGCTGCAGGCATCGCTTTCGGCAGCATCTTCCTGATGATCGGCATCCCGAAGGACGCCAGCCCGGTCGCCGCCATCGGCCAGCCGCAAAGCTTCCTGAAAACCCTCATCACCCTGAAAAACGACCGCACGCTGATCATGTTCACCTGCGGCTGTCTGCTCAGCACCGTGGTCCACGGGCGCTTCACGTTGTACCTGTCGCAATACCTGCTGGTGGTCGAAGACTCGCAGCGCGCCCTGCAAACCATGGCCGCCCTGCTCGCCTGCAACGCCATCGCGGTGATCCTGCTTCAATACCAGATCGGCCGCTTTCTCAACCGGGAAAAACTGCGCTACTGGATCGCCGCCGGCACCAGCCTGTTCATCCTCGGCCTGATCGGCTTCAGCCTGGCGGACAGCCTGGTGACGTGGTGCATCGCGATGTTCATCTTCACCCTCGGCGAGATGATCATTTACCCGTCGGAGTTCCTGTTCGTCGACACCCTGGCCCCGGAAGAACTGCGCGGCAGCTATTACGGCGCGCAGAATCTGGCGGCGCTGGGTGGCGCGTTGAGCCCGGTAATTTGCGGCTTCCTGCTGATGCACACGCCGGCGCCGACTATGTTCTACGCCCTCAGCGCACTGACCGCGATGGGCGGTTTCCTGTGTTTCATGAGCGGGCGGCGCGTGGCTTTACTTCAGAAATAA